The Fusarium fujikuroi IMI 58289 draft genome, chromosome FFUJ_chr01 sequence GCTGTGGGTGTTTACTTCCTTGATCAACTTCGCACCAATACTGAGTACCCTACCCAAATATGCACCAACACTCTGCCGATGCGTCCCGCCTTGGTGGCTGTCCCCTTTCAACCTCTCTGTTGTCAGTTCAGACCTCTCTGCTTGGTTGAATTGTGTTCGTTGAGACGATAGTATTCGTGTCACCGGGGAACCGCTTCCGCAATTGTAGTGCGTCCGTGCCGGATCCGCCAGGTAATttcaaaaaaaaaaaaaaaattgtCCCAAACGTCCATGGTTCCTGGGCTGTTTGTGTGGAGACATAATAAGAGGCCTCTCTTGACTAGACAAGGTAGGCAAGCTTCTGGAAGGCTGATCTATGAAGCCAACGAGGAGCTTTTGTTGTGGTGTGTGTGTCGTTCGTGCCGGGTATGCTCCCCGAACGATAGACCAAGCAAGCCACGAGTCAAGCTtctgatgagatggatgcaCAGATCTATTGCCTTCCGCCCGCCGCGCTCCCCAATGTTGATCCTTATCAAGATAGTAACTATCGTGCCCAACCGCACCAACTCTTGCGTACAGGTCTGAAAGGGTCCCTCATCGGTTTCCTCATTTCAGCCATGAGTCGTAACAGTCTGGTCATTGACTGCAAagagccagagcctcaaTAAACTGACTCGAACAGGCTGACCCCTGATACTCTATCATGGCGACTTCTCAGTCTGGAGAAGCATGTTGCGTGCCGCGACGCATCCGGTTATTTCAGCCGCTCAACCAAGTGATGGAATACCGGGTAAGTATCCGTGGTAGCTTAGGGAACGTAGAGCCaactattatagatagtagccttttctctttcatctGAAAGAGCAGAATAGACAAGGTAGTGTATTAGTAGCTCGATGTTTACAGCACATTGGAATTTGCCTGTAGGGTGGTGGGCAGGTGTACTTGGTTTTCATGTAGTGATAGAAAGGAAGGTGCTCGCGGGGCAGCGACCAAACTCACTGTTTAGGGTAGCTTGAAATTCACCTCGTTATTTTTTACCATTCTTTTCACTACGTTGGATTTGATAATCGTTTGCTCCCCGTGCCATCAACTCGATTGGCTCGAAACTTCGAGTCTTCCATACAGAACTTAGCTATTTAGTCACGGCGTATAAGTCCTGTTTATTCTAGTGTATTGCATGGTTCAAAAGAATGCGTTAATCTGGACATGCCAAGACAGTTGCGCGTGTAACAAGACTACCTGATGGACAACTCAGTAAGCCTTTTCCAAAGACGCAATTATCTCAAAATTACCTGTTACTACATAGCGAAGATACAAAGAGTGTTGCATGACAGTGTGGAACCGAAGACGTTAGTGTTGATAGAGAATTTCACAAATAGTACAATACATACCTTGAGCCGTTTGGGAGTCAGTGAAAGTCCACTATATTCCTACCTTGGATGTTGGCCGCTATAGCAGGGCCGCACCACTGAAGCTTAGGTCCTCCTATATATCACTCATTGACGAGCTCCAATTCAGGCAAGCTACTATTCCACAAGCCACAACTCCAGCCTCACCTCCACCCCGCCATCGCTGACGCAGCTTGAACGTCCACCCAAGCCGACACCGATATAGCTTCCAGTTAATACAGGAATACTCCCCATACCTCGAGTCGCACGCAAATCACCCGATAACAATTGATAATACCGAATACCAAGATGTCAATTATCCAGCAGCATACGAGCGCGACGCTCGGTGACGCATGGCgcaccatcaacatcgacgcCCTGAACGAAGACTCCAGCGTCAACTTCGACACCTCGACTCTGCATCCCCCACAGCCCGAGATCGACGAGGCGGAAGTGCGCCAGCTTTCTGGGCAGATTAGGCAGCTTCTGAGAGGCGGTGATGCGGAGGGAGCTTTGAGGGGCAGCTTGGAGACGCCAGTATATAACGGAACGGACGCAGCCAAGGTATGTCAACAGAGAGTGAAGATTAGGCAGCGTACATTGGCCCTGCACCTGTGGAATCTAACACGACGTTCCTTCTTAGGACGCTCACCTGCACACTATCATTGAGGTTCTCCAGTCGATTAAGGCAAGCGACATGTCTCCCTTACTGAAGAGCATCTATGGATCTGAGGGCGGTTCTGAATGCCTGGATGTCCTGATGAAGTATATGTACGTTTGATGATGGAACGGGTGGATAAATGTGCAAACCTAACGATGTGATAGCTACAAAGGAATGGCTACGGTTCACCCTGGAACAGCTTCTCGATCACCAAACAAGGTTACACCTCAATCGACGGGAGGTTTCAGCCAAATCGCCGGGCGACCTGGCTCGAATGAGCCCGCCACTGCAGCTATGAGTGTGCTCCTGAGCTGGCACGAGAAGGTCGTTGAAGTCGCTGGTCTGGGATGTATCGGCCGAACAATGACCGACTGGCGGAAGGTTTAGGTGCCAGAGACATGTTCGCAATGATCAGCGGTCAACACATAGAATCATGAATCCAATTCATAAGCCGCAGAGTAAACCCCTGTCCGCGGAACATAGCTCTGGTGTTACATTATTTACATTATACAAATCATCTGCCCTCTATTTTTGCTCCAAGACATCTTTCAAGTTTATGTCACCACTTCCTCTGGCCAGAGGTTGTGGCTGGTTTTCACCTTCGCGCCATCCGATCATGTATATGATTCTGAAAGTTGCGGGAATGGATCCATCTGGGTTACCGTGAAGTTCCTTATAGATGGCATCGCCAGCGAGGAGAACATCGCGGGAAATGGCACCCATCTCCCTTCCGAGGACAGCGTTACCCTCGCCCATGGCCTGAAGATCCTGCATCAAAGCAAATGTGTCAGGGTAATCAACGATAATatcatcgatatcaacagTCAACATCTTGAAGCCAGCTTTCTGAAGCAGACCACCTATATCTTTGACATCAGCCAAAGGAGAGACACGAGGAGACATGCCACCTCGTCTTTCTGTCTCTGCCAGCTGCAGTGACGTTCTCAACTCGAATAGTGTGTCTCCGCCAAGCATAGCGCCGATGAAAGGAGAGTCAGGCTTGAGGACATTGTTGATCTGAGTGAGGATACCGGGTAGATCGTTGATCCAATGGAGACTCAATGAGCTCATCACTAGGTCAAATGAAGCAGGTTCGAAAGGGATCgtttcttcatcgtccaCAACCGTTCGAGTGATGTTAAGCTTATTGTTGAACTCATGATCAGCATCACGGTGAAGCAGTGAATGAGATGAATCAGCAGCAACCAATTCGTCAATACGAGTCGCCAGTGGCGGCGACTCAGGTGTGTTAGGGTCAGGATCAGGATTCTCCTGGGCCAAAGCTCGTGCGATGTTGCATGAATTTGCGCCGAGATCCAACACTCGAGGAAATCTGCGTTTGATGTCCTATTGGTATGTGAGAAGCGAGTGTTGCTTCAAGAACATGGGTACTTACTAGAAGTCTTTCTGATACTCGTATTGcaacctcatccttgagGTAATCAGCTTCCCGGCTTTGTTCAGAGTTGGTACCAGCTCGTTCCTTTTGTAGCCATTTTGTGTGACGATTGAAAACTTGGAAACGAGGGGCTCCAGCAGCTTGAACAGCATAAAACCGTTGATTTGAGATGTGACGATAGAGACTGGCTGGCTGTGAC is a genomic window containing:
- a CDS encoding related to subunit of the Arp2/3 complex ARC15; this translates as MSIIQQHTSATLGDAWRTINIDALNEDSSVNFDTSTLHPPQPEIDEAEVRQLSGQIRQLLRGGDAEGALRGSLETPVYNGTDAAKDAHLHTIIEVLQSIKASDMSPLLKSIYGSEGGSECLDVLMKYIYKGMATVHPGTASRSPNKVTPQSTGGFSQIAGRPGSNEPATAAMSVLLSWHEKVVEVAGLGCIGRTMTDWRKV
- a CDS encoding probable methyltransferase: MSSCTVSRLAMRCSRQTLSQPASLYRHISNQRFYAVQAAGAPRFQVFNRHTKWLQKERAGTNSEQSREADYLKDEVAIRVSERLLDIKRRFPRVLDLGANSCNIARALAQENPDPDPNTPESPPLATRIDELVAADSSHSLLHRDADHEFNNKLNITRTVVDDEETIPFEPASFDLVMSSLSLHWINDLPGILTQINNVLKPDSPFIGAMLGGDTLFELRTSLQLAETERRGGMSPRVSPLADVKDIGGLLQKAGFKMLTVDIDDIIVDYPDTFALMQDLQAMGEGNAVLGREMGAISRDVLLAGDAIYKELHGNPDGSIPATFRIIYMIGWREGENQPQPLARGSGDINLKDVLEQK